From Streptomyces fungicidicus, one genomic window encodes:
- a CDS encoding RecB family exonuclease, with translation METSIEGGPAAAGARTDGAAAAPPASLSPSRASDFMQCPLLYRFRVIDRLPEKPSEAATRGTLVHAVLERLFDAPAAERTAPRAKSLVPGQWDRLRESRPEVVELFADDPEGERLARWLAEAESLVERWFTLEDPSRLEPAERELFVEAELDSGLRLRGIIDRVDVAPTGEVRIVDYKTGKAPRPEYAEGALFQMKFYALVVWRLKNVVPRRLQLVYLGSGDVLTYDPVLADLERVERKLLALWEAIREATETGDWRPRPTKLCGWCDHRTHCPEFGGTPPPYPLTVRAPESGGARQGRIGPD, from the coding sequence ATGGAGACGAGCATCGAGGGCGGGCCGGCCGCAGCGGGCGCACGGACGGACGGGGCCGCCGCCGCACCGCCCGCCTCGCTGTCGCCCTCGCGCGCGAGCGATTTCATGCAGTGCCCGCTGCTGTACCGGTTCCGGGTCATCGACCGGCTGCCGGAGAAGCCGAGCGAGGCGGCCACCCGGGGCACGCTGGTGCACGCGGTGCTGGAGCGCCTCTTCGACGCCCCGGCCGCGGAGCGCACCGCGCCGCGCGCGAAGTCGCTGGTACCGGGCCAGTGGGACCGGCTGCGCGAGAGCAGGCCGGAGGTCGTGGAGCTGTTCGCGGACGATCCGGAGGGCGAGCGGCTGGCGCGCTGGCTGGCGGAGGCGGAGTCGCTGGTCGAGCGCTGGTTCACGCTGGAGGATCCGAGCCGGCTGGAGCCCGCCGAGCGGGAGCTGTTCGTCGAGGCGGAGCTGGACTCGGGGCTCAGGCTGCGCGGCATCATCGACCGGGTCGACGTCGCGCCCACCGGCGAGGTGCGGATCGTCGACTACAAGACGGGAAAGGCGCCCCGGCCGGAGTACGCCGAGGGCGCGCTGTTCCAGATGAAGTTCTACGCCCTGGTGGTGTGGCGGCTGAAGAACGTGGTGCCGCGGCGGCTCCAGCTGGTCTACCTGGGCAGCGGGGACGTGCTGACGTACGACCCCGTGCTCGCCGATCTGGAGCGGGTCGAGCGCAAGCTGCTCGCGTTGTGGGAGGCGATCCGGGAGGCGACGGAGACGGGTGACTGGCGGCCGCGTCCCACGAAGCTGTGCGGCTGGTGCGACCACCGGACGCACTGCCCGGAGTTCGGCGGCACTCCCCCGCCGTACCCGCTCACGGTGAGGGCGCCCGAGTCCGGCGGTGCCCGGCAGGGCAGAATTGGGCCGGACTAG
- a CDS encoding response regulator, protein MAIRVLLVDDQPLLRTGFRMILEAEQDLAVVGEAGDGLQALDQVRALQPDVVLMDIRMPRMDGVEATRQITGPERDGPAKVLVLTTFDLDEYVVEALRAGASGFLLKDAPANELVQAIRVVAAGEAMLAPSITRRLLDKYATHLPSGDEPVPDTLHTLTEREVEVLKLVARGLSNAEIAADLFVSETTVKTHVGHVLTKLGLRDRVQAAVYAYESGLVRPGAQ, encoded by the coding sequence GTGGCCATCCGCGTCCTACTGGTCGACGACCAGCCGCTGCTGCGCACCGGGTTCCGGATGATTCTGGAGGCCGAGCAGGACCTCGCGGTCGTCGGCGAGGCCGGAGACGGCCTCCAGGCCCTGGACCAGGTGCGGGCGCTGCAGCCCGACGTGGTGCTGATGGACATCCGCATGCCGCGGATGGACGGGGTGGAGGCGACCCGGCAGATCACCGGGCCCGAACGGGACGGGCCGGCGAAGGTGCTGGTGCTGACGACGTTCGATCTCGACGAGTACGTGGTGGAGGCCCTGCGGGCGGGGGCCAGCGGCTTCCTGCTGAAGGACGCCCCCGCCAACGAGCTGGTGCAGGCTATCCGTGTGGTGGCCGCCGGGGAGGCGATGCTCGCGCCGAGCATCACGCGCCGGCTGCTGGACAAGTACGCCACGCATCTGCCGTCCGGTGACGAGCCGGTGCCGGACACCCTGCACACGCTGACCGAGCGTGAGGTGGAGGTGCTGAAGCTGGTGGCGCGCGGGCTGTCCAACGCGGAGATCGCCGCGGACCTGTTCGTCAGCGAGACCACCGTCAAGACGCATGTCGGGCATGTGCTGACCAAGCTGGGCCTGCGGGACCGGGTGCAGGCGGCGGTGTACGCCTACGAGAGCGGGCTGGTGCGCCCCGGCGCGCAGTAG